The proteins below come from a single Mugil cephalus isolate CIBA_MC_2020 chromosome 7, CIBA_Mcephalus_1.1, whole genome shotgun sequence genomic window:
- the pecr gene encoding peroxisomal trans-2-enoyl-CoA reductase isoform X2, translated as MAAASVFRPGLFNNKVAIVTGGGTGIGKAISAELLELGCNVVISSRKAEKLQAAAEEMKQKIPPASPASVTPLPCNIRNEAEVKALVSSVLKQYGRIDYLVNNGGGQFTSPVENMSSNGWKAVVDTNLNGTFHCCKEVYSAWMKQHGGVIINIIADMWKGFPGMAHTGAARAAVDNLTKSLAIEWAASGVRVNAVAPGTIFSKTAMANYKELGPQLFARSVPLIPAKRLGLPEEFYRHW; from the exons ATGGCGGCTGCaagtgtgttcagacctggcttGTTCAATAATAAAGTTGCAATAGTGACGGGTGGAGGGACCGGGATCGGTAAAGCTATTTCTGCAGAGTTGCTAGAGCTGG GCTGTAACGTGGTGATCTCCAGTAGGAAAGCTGAAAAGCTGCAAGCGGCTGCTGaggagatgaaacaaaaaatccCTCCTGCCAGTCCTGCAAGTGTCACCCCTCTGCCATGTAACATCCGCAATGAGGCTGAG GTGAAAGCCCTAGTGTCATCGGTGCTGAAGCAGTACGGTCGGATAGACTACCTGGTGAACAACGGTGGGGGTCAGTTCACCAGCCCTGTAGAGAACATGTCCTCCAATGGCTGGAAGGCTGTGGTGGACACCAACCTGAATGGAACCTTCCACTGCTGCAAGGAGG TCTACTCCGCATGGATGAAGCAGCATGGAGGTGTGATCATCAACATCATCGCTGACATGTGGAAAGGCTTCCCAGGCATGGC TCACACAGGAGCAGCGAGGGCAGCAGTGGACAACTTGACAAAGAGTCTCGCCATTGAGTGGGCAGCGTCAGGAGTGCGAGTCAATGCTGTTGCACCT GGTACTATCTTTTCCAAAACTGCGATGGCAAACTATAAGGAACTTGGACCACAGCTTTTCGCGCGGTCCGTTCCACTTATTCCGGCAAAGCGACTAGGACTCCCAGAAGAG